Within the Pseudomonas putida genome, the region GAACACAAACCCCGAGATCGAGAAAAATAGCTGCACGGCCAGGCCGCCATATTGATAAAGCGGTGTCAGTGCCGCGAAAAAAGGCTGGCGTGTGCCCTCGAAGCCCGCCGGGCTGTCGCCGACGTAGAAGAAATGTTGCCAATGCCAGAACACGACACAAAGCGCGGCGATACCTCTTAAGGTATCCAAAGTATAAAGTCGAACGGCCGGGAGCAAGGAAGCATGCATTTGCGGAATCACAGGCGGGCAAAAGAGAATGCTGTCACTGCCAGCGGGAGGCTGTCAATCTGGGGCCAAGAATCAGGACCTCGCCCATTGAGTTTTGCATGGTACACCAAGCCACCGCCCTGTGAGAGTAGTTCTGGTGTTCACTGATCCAGACAGCGTTCTGATAAGCAATGTTCAAACGCCAGCGCTTTGCATCGCGAGGAGAAAACCTTACCATTGTCACTTCGGATCAACCCTCTCCTTCATGGAAGAATATGAATCACCTCTCCATTGCTAAAGAAGCACTGCTTGCACAAGCTAAAGCTGTAGAGACATTAGCTGAGCGACTGAATGAAAGTTTTCAACGCGCCGTCGAACTGCTGCTCTCTTGCAAGGGTAGAGCCGTTGTATGCGGGATGGGTAAGTCAGGGCTTATCGGCCAAAAAATGGTCGCTACTTTTGCTTCGACAGGCACGCCCAGTTTTTTTCTCCACCCGGCTGAGGCGTTCCACGGCGACCTAGGTATGCTGAAGCCAGTCGATGTGCTGATACTCATTAGCTACAGCGGTGAGACCGAAGAGCTAATCAAGCTGATCCCCAGCCTAAAGTCATTTGGTAATAAATTAATTTCAATAACTGGCAATGGAAATTCCACACTTGCCAAACATTCGGATATTTGGCTGGATATTTCCGTGGAGCGCGAGGTGTGTCCGAACAACTTGGCGCCTACCACCTCCACGCTAGCGACCATGGCCATGGGCGACGCACTTGCTGTTGCGTTGATTGAAGATATCCAGTTCAAGCCTATGGATTTTGCTCGTTACCACCCGGGCGGCAGCCTCGGTCGTAAATTGCTAACTCGCGTAAAAGATGTTATGCACTCTCCAGCCCCAATTGTGGGGCGGGAAACGAGTTTTCATGATTGTCTGCTGGCAATGACCCAAAGCAGGCTAGGCCTTGCGATTGTGATGGAAGAGCAGCGGTTGGTTGGTATCGTGACGGATGGCGACCTCCGCCGTGCACTGCTTGAGAACGAACGGATTGTTCGGGAAAAAGTTGCGCAATTCATGACAGCTAAACCGCACACCATAATCGAAGATGCGCAGTTGTCCGAGGCGGAGCTATACATGCGCGAAAATAAAATTAGAGCACTCGCGGTTACGAATAGTCAGGGTGGGGTGGTAGGGGTTGTTGAAATTTTCGATTGATCATGTCTTCAGGAAAGACGCCTGCTGAATGAATTCAGTGCTTTTGATAGCGACTTAGCTCAAGCGCTTATCATACAGGCGCAGAGGCTCTACGAAGTCCGTAGAGCCCCCAGCCTTTTATCAATCGAATAAGTCCGAGTCGCTTAATGCCAAACCAAGTTGGTCTTTTCCAGATAGGCTAGGCACAAAGTCGATTGGCCACTCGATACCGATTTCTGGATCATTCCAAGCAAGGCAGCGCTCGCTGCTAGGTGAGTAGAAATCGGTCGTTTTGTAGAGAAACTCGGCTGTATCGCTCAAAGTCACGAAGCCGTGGGCAAAGCCTGGCGGAATCCACAGCTGGTTCTTGTTCTCGGCGGAAAGCACCGCACCAACCCACTGGCCAAAAGTAGGGGAGGAGCGGCGGATATCCACCGCCACATCGAACACTTCACCTTGTACTACACGCACCAATTTGCCTTGGGCATGTGGCGGCAGCTGGTAGTGAAGGCCGCGTAGCACGCCTTTCACAGAGCGGGAGTGGTTGTCCTGAACGAAGTCTGGTTGCAGGCCGGTGACTTCATTGAAGACATTGGCGTTGAAGCTTTCGAAGAAAAAGCCACGCTCGTCACCGAAGACCTTGGGAGTGAACAGAAAGACATCCGGGATGGCCAAAGGAATAGCGTGCATCAGAAGACCTTTTCTTTAAGCAAGTTTTTAAGGTATTGACCATAACCGTTTTTGAGCAATGGCTGAGCGAGGCGTTCGAGTTGTTCGGCGTTGATCCAGCCGGCCCGGTAGCAAATCTCCTCAGGGCAGGCGACCTTCAGCCCTTGGCGGCGCTCCATGGTTGCAATGTACTGGCTGGCATCGAGTAGGCTGTCGTGGGTGCCGGTATCGAGCCATGCATAGCCGCGTCCCATGATCTCGACCTGCAGTTGACCTTGTTGCAGATAGAGATTGTTGAGATCGGTGATCTCTAGTTCTCCACGGGCCGACGGTTTAAGCCCGCGTGCCAGATCGACGACCTGGTTGTCATAGAAGTACAAGCCGGTGACCGCGTAGCTCGACTTCGGCACCTTGGGTTTTTCTTCAAGCGAAAGCACACGTCCGCTGTCATCGAACTCGGCAACCCCATAACGCTCTGGGTCTTGAACGTGATACGCGAAAACCGATGCCCCCCTTTCACGCTCGCCGGCACTTAGCAGCAGCGATTGGAAGTCGTGGCCGTAGAAAATATTGTCGCCAAGCACCAGTGCTGATGGGTTGTTACCGATGAAATCCGCGCCAATGGTGAAGGCTTGCGCCAAACCGTCCGGGCTTGGCTGCACAGCGTACGAAAGATTGATGCCCCACTGACTGCCGCTACCCAGCAGCTGTTCGAAGCGCGGGGTATCTTGGGGGGTCGATATGATGAGGATGTCGCGAATACCCGCAAGCAGCAGCGTGCTCAGCGGGTAGTAGATCATCGGCTTGTCATAAACGGGTAAGAGTTGCTTGGAAACGGACAGCGTCGCTGGATGCAGCCGCGTCCCAGAACCACCAGCCAGAATGATCCCTTTACGATTGGTCGTGTTCATTTGTTAAGAGCTTCCATAAGCATACGGGTGACACCACTTTGCCAATCCGGCAAGTGCAGAGAGAAAGAGTTCCGAAGTTTCGCAGTCGACAGCCGAGAGTTCAACGGGCGCTTCGCCGGAGTGGGGTACTCGGTTGTAGCAATCGGGTTGATTGCTTCAACGGCAAGCGTTTCACCTTGGTCGCGGGCAAACGCGATCACATCGCAGGCATAAGCGTGCCAGGTTGTCTCGCCGGCTGGTGCCAGGTGGTAGATGCCAGCCAGTTCGGGCTTGTGCAGTGCTTGCTGTAATGCGGCTACCGCAACGTCGGCCAGCAAGTCTGCACCGGTCGGTACGCCAACCTGATCAGCGATCACGTTGAGGGTTGCCCGGTCCTTCGCAAGGCGCAGCATGGTTTTAGCGAAGTTGTTGCCGCGGGCGGCGTACACCCAGCTTGTACGGAAGATGAGGTGCTTGCAGCCTGATGCCTGGATCAACTGTTCGCCTTCGAGCTTGGTTGCACCGTAGTAGTTGACCGGCGCAACAGGGTCGGTTTCCTTCCAAGGGGCCGAGCCACTGCCGTCGAAGACGTAGTCGGTGGAGTAGTGCACCAGCCAGGCGTCGAGACGCTTGGCCTCTTCTGCCATTACCTGGCTCGCCAAGGCATTGACCGTGTGAGCAAGCTCGCGCTCGCTTTCGGCTTTATCGACGGCCGTGTAAGCGGCTGCATTGACGATTACCTGGGGTGCCACACTGCGGATGGTGGCGCGCAGGCCTTCAAGATCCGACAAATCGCCTGCCAATTCTCCGTAGGGGGTAGACGCCCGATGTCGATCGAGGGCTACCACTTCGCCCAACACGCTGAGCGCCCGCTGCAGTTCCCAGCCGACCTGGCCGTTTTTACCCAGCAGCAGAATCTTCATGCCTTACCCGCACGTGCGTTGTAATTTGTGTCGATCCATTGCTGGTAGCTGCCGCTTTTTACGTGAGCGACCCACTCTGGGTTGTCCAAGTACCACTGCACCGTCTTGCGGATGCCCGACTCGAAGGTTTCTTCAGGCACCCAGCCCAGTTCACGTTGGATCTTGCTGGCGTCGATGGCATACCGCAGGTCATGGCCCGGGCGGTCTTGCACGTAGGTCAGCAGGTCGACGTGCGGGCGGAATGCCGACTCAGGGCGCAGTTCGTCAAGCAATGCACAAACGGTACGCACCACCTCGATGTTCTGCTTCTCGTTATGGCCGCCAATGTTGTAGGTCTGGCCTACTTCACCTTCGGTAACTACCTTGTACAGCGCCCGGGCGTGGTCTTCGACGTACAGCCAGTCACGGATCTGGTCGCCTTTGCCGTAGATAGGCAGCGGCTTGCCTTCCAGTGCGTTGAGGATGACCAGCGGGATCAACTTCTCGGGGAAGTGGTACGGGCCATAATTGTTCGAGCAATTGGTAACCAAGGTCGGCAGGCCGTAGGTACGGGCCCATGCGCGGACCAAATGGTCGGAACTGGCCTTGCTGGCTGAATAGGGCGAGCTTGGCTGGTACGGTGTGGTCTCGGTGAACAGGTCTTCCGGGCCTTCAAGGTCTCCGTACACTTCGTCAGTGGAAATGTGGTGGAACCGGAATGCCGCCTTGCGCGTATCATCCAAGGAGCTCCAGTACCCACGCGCTGCTTCCAGCAGGTTGTATGTGCCGATGATGTTGGTCTGGATGAATTCGGACGGGCCGCTGATCGAGCGGTCGACGTGCGATTCTGCGGCCAGGTGCATCACAGCGTCAGGCTGGTGCTCGCGGAACACCCGGTCGAGTTCGCCGCGGTCGCAGATATCGACGCGCTCGAATGCATAGCGCGTGTCTTGGTCGACCGACTGGAGCGACTCCAGGTTGCCGGCATAGGTCAGCTTGTCGACGTTGATGACCGAGTCATCAGTGTTCGAGATGATGTGACGTACAACTGCCGAGCCAATGAACCCGGCACCACCGGTTACTAAGATCTTCACGAGAGTTTTCTACCTTGAGGTTCTGACAGAGTCTACAAGCTTTGTCTGAGTCAATGCTTAAAAGCCGTCATACAAGACGCGTTTTCTAAGTGTACTCGATAGACTCCTGTATTCGATAAGTTCTGTCAATTATTGATATTTTTTTGTGCGCTCTGGTC harbors:
- the rfbC gene encoding dTDP-4-dehydrorhamnose 3,5-epimerase, with the translated sequence MHAIPLAIPDVFLFTPKVFGDERGFFFESFNANVFNEVTGLQPDFVQDNHSRSVKGVLRGLHYQLPPHAQGKLVRVVQGEVFDVAVDIRRSSPTFGQWVGAVLSAENKNQLWIPPGFAHGFVTLSDTAEFLYKTTDFYSPSSERCLAWNDPEIGIEWPIDFVPSLSGKDQLGLALSDSDLFD
- a CDS encoding KpsF/GutQ family sugar-phosphate isomerase — protein: MNHLSIAKEALLAQAKAVETLAERLNESFQRAVELLLSCKGRAVVCGMGKSGLIGQKMVATFASTGTPSFFLHPAEAFHGDLGMLKPVDVLILISYSGETEELIKLIPSLKSFGNKLISITGNGNSTLAKHSDIWLDISVEREVCPNNLAPTTSTLATMAMGDALAVALIEDIQFKPMDFARYHPGGSLGRKLLTRVKDVMHSPAPIVGRETSFHDCLLAMTQSRLGLAIVMEEQRLVGIVTDGDLRRALLENERIVREKVAQFMTAKPHTIIEDAQLSEAELYMRENKIRALAVTNSQGGVVGVVEIFD
- the rfbB gene encoding dTDP-glucose 4,6-dehydratase, with the protein product MKILVTGGAGFIGSAVVRHIISNTDDSVINVDKLTYAGNLESLQSVDQDTRYAFERVDICDRGELDRVFREHQPDAVMHLAAESHVDRSISGPSEFIQTNIIGTYNLLEAARGYWSSLDDTRKAAFRFHHISTDEVYGDLEGPEDLFTETTPYQPSSPYSASKASSDHLVRAWARTYGLPTLVTNCSNNYGPYHFPEKLIPLVILNALEGKPLPIYGKGDQIRDWLYVEDHARALYKVVTEGEVGQTYNIGGHNEKQNIEVVRTVCALLDELRPESAFRPHVDLLTYVQDRPGHDLRYAIDASKIQRELGWVPEETFESGIRKTVQWYLDNPEWVAHVKSGSYQQWIDTNYNARAGKA
- the rfbA gene encoding glucose-1-phosphate thymidylyltransferase RfbA; this translates as MNTTNRKGIILAGGSGTRLHPATLSVSKQLLPVYDKPMIYYPLSTLLLAGIRDILIISTPQDTPRFEQLLGSGSQWGINLSYAVQPSPDGLAQAFTIGADFIGNNPSALVLGDNIFYGHDFQSLLLSAGERERGASVFAYHVQDPERYGVAEFDDSGRVLSLEEKPKVPKSSYAVTGLYFYDNQVVDLARGLKPSARGELEITDLNNLYLQQGQLQVEIMGRGYAWLDTGTHDSLLDASQYIATMERRQGLKVACPEEICYRAGWINAEQLERLAQPLLKNGYGQYLKNLLKEKVF
- the rfbD gene encoding dTDP-4-dehydrorhamnose reductase; this translates as MKILLLGKNGQVGWELQRALSVLGEVVALDRHRASTPYGELAGDLSDLEGLRATIRSVAPQVIVNAAAYTAVDKAESERELAHTVNALASQVMAEEAKRLDAWLVHYSTDYVFDGSGSAPWKETDPVAPVNYYGATKLEGEQLIQASGCKHLIFRTSWVYAARGNNFAKTMLRLAKDRATLNVIADQVGVPTGADLLADVAVAALQQALHKPELAGIYHLAPAGETTWHAYACDVIAFARDQGETLAVEAINPIATTEYPTPAKRPLNSRLSTAKLRNSFSLHLPDWQSGVTRMLMEALNK